In Ignavibacteriales bacterium, the following proteins share a genomic window:
- a CDS encoding 4Fe-4S binding protein, producing MTSLPENKLVTEKKVQGTVVISVERCKGCGFCVEFCPPKALRFSDQYNAKGYHPPALVSNDLCTGCDMCGLLCPDFAIYGLRIKRK from the coding sequence ATGACTTCACTTCCGGAAAATAAATTGGTAACAGAAAAGAAAGTCCAGGGAACTGTTGTAATAAGTGTTGAAAGATGCAAAGGCTGCGGCTTTTGTGTTGAATTCTGCCCGCCAAAAGCACTTAGATTCTCAGATCAATATAACGCTAAAGGATATCACCCGCCGGCACTTGTTTCCAACGATCTTTGCACAGGCTGCGATATGTGCGGATTACTTTGCCCAGACTTTGCTATTTACGGATTAAGAATAAAAAGAAAATAA